Sequence from the Clupea harengus chromosome 20, Ch_v2.0.2, whole genome shotgun sequence genome:
GGAAAGCAGGAGCGAGACACCGCGTTACACCAGCGTACCCACCACCCGAAATTCCCACTTTATTAAACTTTAATGACAGAATTACCCAAGCAGAGCAGCAAGCAGTGGCAACCTGACTGAGATAAGCCTAGTGCTCTTCCCTGGGGGTAGATGTGGTTATAAGAGTGTTCATATCGTGAGAACCATCTTCCCCATCGTCTTTGGTATTACCTTCACATTGGGCTGTTGTTAAAACGAATCCCTCCACTTGGGGGGAAAAGGCCAGCAAGACGTGGTATCGCTGGCATCAGTTATGGCATAATAACAGAGCAGAAGGTTCTGAATTTGAGGGATTTGGGGACTTAGGAGACAAACAGAGCGGATGATTGCATTAGGATGAGCGGTGTTAAGTGTTATTGTGCCGTTTATTGTTTCTATCTGGTTTCTCTGCGATGCAGAGCCGTGTGAGTCAGGCAGCATCTGAGTTATATAATGCGCTGTGCTGGAGCCCTCCACTGCCAGGAGCGCAGAAGCAGTCAATGGTGATGACAAAGTCGGGAAAACTCGAATCTCTTctctacaacccccccccatacacacactcactcacacccacacagcctCCTCTACTTCTAGCCGCTCAACATGCATGACCAAGTTTTCCAATGGCGGTGGGAGTTGATTCATAAACAGCATAAATGTCTGCCTCATCACTGTCACCGCTTTCATCACGGCTCTCCCCATCCAGCGTCCATGTGCTCAGTGGAGGGAATGGGGATGGTAAAAGgaggaaaaggtgtgtgtgtcgaggGTGGGGGGGAAGGCTTCACTCCTCAGCCGAGCTTTGAGCAGTTCCTGACAGCTCGCTCTGGCAGGAAACATCTAAATTGTCTCATTACAGAGCTGGAGGTTGTGACAGCCGCAGTTAGCTGTGGgtggggggatggaggagagtgATGGTGATGGGTTGAGTTCTGCTCGGCTCAGCCTGTCTAAGGTATAATTACAGGTTTGCCTGTTGACTCGCAGATGCAAGATCTCCCTATCCTGCatatcccctctctccatccacaaacactcacacacacacacacacacacacacacacacacacacacacacacacacacacacacacacacacacacacacacacacacacacacacacacacacacaccaaaggtcCCTGCTCACCCTGACAAGCAACGTGCATTGCCGCTCCGTCACGtgactgcacgtgtgtgtgtgtgtgtgtgtgtgtgtgtgtgtgtctgtgtcatgtaaGAGGGGCTGTTCAGCTGACTGATGGTTTGGTTTCGTTGGCACTCTTCGCCTGGTTGGAGCAGGACCAACAGCCTGGTTTCTCTTGCTGCAGTGAAAGGAGTGCTGGGGAAACAGCtaggggagggtggagggatgAAGGTGGTGTTGATGGGAAAGGAGGGGGGGTGttacatgcccccccccccccccagtgcaggaggaggtgggtcTCCTGTCAGTCCTCTCTACCCGCTCACACATGGGGATTTTTTACATGCTAAACCCCTCCAGATTAGAAAGAAATGAGTTGAATGCAGACAGAATGTGTAAACTTCCTCCATTCATTCCGTATCTGGTACAATAACAAGGGGATAATGCAGGGATTAGGGTGCCTGGGGGAAAAGATGGTTTTAaggccccccccctccccttcttctaTGAAATGCTGAAATATGCAACAGAGTCTTTTCTCTGTGGTGAATAAATCAATCCTGTGTTTTCTGGCTAGCATGTAATATGCTTCCAAAAAGACGATTAGTGAGGAAAAAGGAGAGCTTGAGAAGGCAGGAATTTGTGAGGTATAGATTGAAATAAGCAGTCTGTTGCCGCAAGGTCCGGATCTTCCATCTTATACATGTCTTAATCTCCCCATAATGCTGCAAATGTGATTAAAAGCAGTTGACAAGGTGTGATTCCAGAATATTCTGTGTGCAGGCAGTAGAGTTCCCACAGTGATTGCCATTCGACATTCACCGAGCCTCGGCTTATTTGCATTCTCTCCAGGAAGATGCCAGAATGAATTTTCTTCATTATCAGGAGATGGGTCAGAATATCTGAAGCTGTTCGTCTTCCAGCCGTCTGGCAGTTTGTTAGCGTGCTAATTAGCCTACTGTGTCTGCCATCCAGATTCACTGAAATACCACATAATTGGATTTCATTGATTTTGGCAGCCTAAATGGTATTTTTTCTTACAGTGAGATGTAGGTCTGAGAGCTAACATCACTTGCCGTTATATAAGCACATGATGTATGTTTTGTCAAACTATAGTATCCTAAATCTTAAAGCGTTAAAGCTTTTTTAAGTTCCATGGCCTGGGGAAATACTCTTCGGAGGGAATATGTTGCTCCCTGGGGATATCTTAAGAGAGGAATGTCTTGACCCACCGTGAGTGATGTCACTCAGTCTCTTGACAGGAAAAGCATAATGGGGTTTTCTGTTTACGTTTAAGCTAAGGTATTTACACTCCTCTCGCTGAGAGATGCCTTCTTTAACACTTGGAGAGACACTCTGGGAGAGGGCACGAGGTTTGTGAGTTCGGAGTCGTGACagatatagagggagaggtcggggggggggtgtaagagGACTTCACTCAGCACATCTGCACAGAATCATTGCACAAAGGACTTCTACAAAATGGTGGCAGCTTGAGGAACATTATCAATACATGGAGGAATagtgagtggggtgggggtagggagTCATGAAGGTAGACCAGGCAAAGTAGGaagcaggtggtgtgtgtgtgtgtgtgtgtgtgtgtgtgtgtgtgtgtgtgtgtgtgtgtgtctcatgagCTACCTGCTTCAGAGCTCCAGAGAAGAAGATCGATGATTGCAGAATGACTGAGCCAGTTTTTATGGGTTTGTCATCTGGTTCGGTTCATTCAGACTGCAGAGTAGAATTTTTCACTGTAAGACACTTTAATCTTTGAAATGCACAGTCTGCACGTGAAAGgtctagaagaaaaaaaaggtctaGAAGGAAAACAGTTAGAAGGATTGCATGCATGAAATGATACATTTAACACCCCAATAACGGAGAGGGCATGCATGGTGCTCCTTAATAGTCAGATCTCACATGAGGATTGCTTTAACTTTACCAGAAGGTTGAAAGGTTACTGGGATGCTGATACAGATCAAACTCAAAGAAGATGAGAAGCTTAAAGAAGCTTCCCACACTTATTGAGAGATGACTAGAAACATCTGGACACACtgggactgactgactgacacacacacactaagtcacacacacacgtacagtcaTACAAATATATACTTTAGACATGCTGTGCATTATTTTGCTAAATCAAACAAAGTGATGCAATGGGAAGTTCaaagtttagtgtgtgtgtatgtatgtgtgtctgagtgtgtgtgtgtgtgtgtgtgtgtgtgtgtgtgtgtgtgtcggagtgtgcGTGACAGCTGTGGTTTTCAGGCAGGGTGACTCTAGATGTGAGGCATGCTGCTCTAACTTCCCCACTGTGCTAAGCACACatatgccccccaccccaccccacccccctccagcaCCATTCTAACCTGCTGAGGCAGTTAGTGAaggccacacatgcacacactatacCGGCTGCACAGACCTCTCAGTGTTCTGTGACTCCTGTTTGCCTCCGgcccgcagacatctcttggagacacaaataagagagagaatcaaATTAAGAGTGGTGTCAGTGTTCCGATTCCTGGGGTGAACATCACACTAGGAGTGAAATGGAATTAGGGGCTTAGAAGATCTGGGATGAAattgaagctctctctctctctctctctctctctctctctctctctttctttctttcttgtgttGTTGTTCCAAGAGTTTATTCCCTTATGCGTCTGATTTGGTAGAGTAGGAGAAAAGGAAACCGTGTCTCCTATATGTAAGATTCCACATAAATAAAGAGCTGTGCTAGAGCTTGGTTAGATTGTGATGTATTTATCGAAAGTCTAAGCTTCAAAGAACAGCTTATATACAGACATATGTGTATGGGAAAGTTTATGCAACTAGAAGGCAAGCTGATATGTGGTGAAttactttgttgtgtttttttccaaaCAGTGGTGTAAACATGCATGTATAAACCCACTTATgtaaacaagtacatttgttttaaatatCATTCTGTGATGGTTCTAAAAGcccctctgtttgtgtttgtgtgtttctttgctcACAGGTCCAATGGCCTCCACAGAGCACAGTAAGGGTCTGGAGGAGGCGGACACAGCACGGAATCCTGTTCAGCAGAACCCCGGCAGAGGTGGGAGGAGCCAAAGACCTAatggctggaggaggagacgcCCCAGACCCCGCCTCTCCCACAAGGGGCCAATGCCGTTCTAGAGCAAGGTGAGCACAACAACCAGCAGAAATGCAATCTGTctaagggagtgagagaaaaataTTAGAATTTGTGCTTTGAAATATGACCAAAGGCCTCTGTGTAATATGAAGAAAGCGTAAATGACCGCTTAGTCCCACCTATTTCCCACCCACCTCACCACGCCACCACTCCCGGAGATTATTGTTGGCACAGAAAATCAACTTGTCTTTATGAGATTACAGGACTTTGCCCCGTAGAGCCCAAAATCTCCATTCACCGCCAGCAGCTCTTTGTGATGGAGAAACATGATATGTAGCCGTCAAAGATCGAGGCTCCAAAGTACACAGAAACAATAACTGCCTGTTTTAGCCTCTCTCTCGTATAAATGTTTGCTTTATTCCGTTTAAAGCCAATTAAAACCATTTACTAAAGACAATACTCGCTGGAGTCGACTTTCGCAGCCGTGTGgcttttagtttattttttgcGTAAAAAGCATATTTGACTTGTCATGTGGGAAAATAAGGCTTTGTGTGAAGTCCCTTTCATCTTCATAGCCGGCAAGAATATTGCATTTTCACCTTGCGTCTGCAAAGTCTCCGGTGGAAAAAAAATTGCCGGTTAGAAAGCCAGTCTATATCGTCTCTCCAAAAGGTGCTATTTCAGTGGAAGAAATATATACAAACGCTTCTCACAACCAGAAGCATGTCCAGCTTGCAAACAGATATCCATTACATGCACTGGCTTGCATTCACCGCACAGCACGTCAGACTGCAGGCCTCTGGTACCAGATAGCCCACTGGAGAGttagccacccacccacccacccacccaggcAGGAGCCGGTCCAAATGGAGCTCTTTGGACTTTTGACCAAGGTTGGGACCCATTCACAGCTTTCTCACAAACCCCAAGGCGAGACAAGACAGCCCTGAGGGGCACAATGCCCCCACAGGAGGTGCCAATCATGCCAAGCCAGCCCAAAGAGTCCCGCAGTAAATTAACCACACAACAGAGACAAGCCTGGCCCCGAGGACAAGCAGTCCCTTTAATGACGTGCTTAATGGCTTTTAAAAGTCTGGGGTCTGACTGCCATAAAAAAGTGAGATATTCGCACCCTTTCATCTCCAAAAGGATTTTAACAATCTCTGGTGAATTATGTTTTTGATTTTGATCTTTtgagatgtttttatttttgttgttgttggatgTCATTGTGTGACGACTTTTA
This genomic interval carries:
- the apln gene encoding apelin — its product is MNVKILTLVIVLVVSLLCFASAGPMASTEHSKGLEEADTARNPVQQNPGRGGRSQRPNGWRRRRPRPRLSHKGPMPF